One stretch of Alcaligenes faecalis DNA includes these proteins:
- the fdhD gene encoding formate dehydrogenase accessory sulfurtransferase FdhD, producing MSQADFRDASAPATVWRQARTPAEAQADNLPQEDQDALAREQAVALEFNGISHSALLCSPSDLEDLAYGFSMTEGIIRTADDIRGVDVLEGERGSLLQIEIASACQHQLKARRRQLAGRTGCGLCGLESLDEVRRQLPRLDAPEHSPDAAAIFQALDALRSSQPLHRLTGATHAAAWCNLQGDILAVREDVGRHNALDKLLGHMLRNDIDPRSGMVLISSRASFEMVQKAAAMGVNFVVAVSAPTAYAVQIADELGVMLAAFARDRSFTLYSHPHYLNSAESRSATSP from the coding sequence GTGAGCCAGGCAGATTTTCGTGATGCCAGCGCGCCTGCCACCGTATGGCGGCAGGCGCGTACCCCAGCTGAAGCACAAGCTGACAACCTGCCCCAAGAGGATCAGGATGCGCTGGCGCGCGAACAGGCAGTTGCCCTGGAATTCAATGGCATCAGCCATAGTGCCTTGTTGTGCAGCCCCAGCGATCTGGAAGATCTGGCTTACGGATTTTCCATGACCGAGGGCATCATCCGTACGGCTGACGATATACGCGGCGTGGATGTGCTGGAGGGCGAGCGCGGCAGCCTGCTGCAAATCGAGATTGCCAGTGCCTGCCAGCATCAGCTCAAAGCCCGTCGCCGCCAGCTTGCTGGCCGTACGGGCTGTGGTCTGTGTGGTCTGGAAAGCCTGGACGAGGTACGCCGACAACTGCCCCGTCTGGACGCTCCCGAGCACAGCCCCGATGCCGCCGCCATCTTCCAGGCTCTGGATGCCCTTCGTTCCAGCCAGCCCTTGCACCGCCTGACAGGGGCTACTCATGCCGCCGCCTGGTGCAATCTGCAAGGCGACATCCTGGCCGTGCGCGAAGATGTGGGTCGCCACAACGCGCTGGACAAGCTGCTGGGCCACATGCTGCGCAACGATATTGATCCCCGCTCTGGCATGGTGCTGATCTCCAGCCGTGCCAGCTTCGAGATGGTCCAGAAGGCCGCTGCCATGGGCGTCAACTTTGTGGTGGCGGTCTCCGCCCCCACCGCCTATGCCGTGCAGATTGCCGATGAACTGGGTGTCATGCTGGCCGCCTTTGCCCGTGACCGCAGCTTCACGCTGTACAGCCATCCCCACTACCTGAATTCTGCCGAGTCCCGCTCGGCCACATCACCATGA
- a CDS encoding ArnT family glycosyltransferase has translation MSIDNSFSSSGATLPLGQARGPAYWLRRGVQRLGTLSSLSVGLLALLWFALTLGAYPLLIPDEGRYVGVALSMLESGDYLVPRLDGLPFFHKPPLHYWLTALSLKVLGVNFVGARLVPALMAALLIAGMHAFLKRHASQQHAGWTALILISSPLLFGASHYANLDMTVAALISSCALLGGHAALQMEQGRPYRWALMGLYATAGLAFLAKGLIGILIPGGILVFWLLGRGQWRTLLRLFSLTGLGVLLLVATPWMWAMQARYPGFFDYYIVYQHFQRFLETGFNNPQPFWFYFALMPVATLGWTPFLFRRLRGSASTPDGLGAVRGLMLSALLTVLVFFSIPTSKLVGYVLPAIGPWAFFLADAVIRRSQRDGEAKVERLAVWSLGVCVAICAIAVVTMMLRPQVNSQALGRVLASEYQKGDRVVFLNNYRYDLGFYVPGLQNISVMGRWDDPEIMRTDSWRKELLEAAHFEPQRGAMTLIDRETLRQQLCRDSKAVFWLIGSPDAVRQSQVLNHAQRLYEDQRIALWRFDHDEYELMCGGTPKAAQPETSAQPNR, from the coding sequence ATGAGTATCGATAACTCCTTTTCCTCTTCTGGTGCAACACTGCCGCTTGGACAAGCGCGTGGACCGGCCTATTGGCTGCGTCGCGGCGTCCAGCGCCTGGGTACGCTCTCCAGCCTGTCCGTGGGGCTGCTGGCGCTGCTGTGGTTCGCGCTGACACTGGGGGCTTACCCCCTGCTGATTCCGGATGAAGGGCGCTATGTCGGCGTGGCCCTGTCCATGTTGGAATCGGGTGATTATCTGGTGCCGCGTCTGGACGGCCTGCCATTTTTCCATAAGCCCCCTTTGCATTACTGGCTCACAGCCTTGAGCCTCAAAGTGCTGGGCGTGAATTTTGTGGGTGCGCGTCTGGTACCTGCCTTGATGGCGGCTTTGTTGATTGCCGGTATGCACGCGTTCTTGAAGCGCCATGCCAGCCAGCAACATGCGGGCTGGACGGCGCTGATTCTGATCAGCAGCCCCTTGCTGTTCGGTGCTTCCCATTACGCCAATCTGGACATGACGGTTGCCGCCCTGATCAGCAGCTGTGCGCTGTTGGGCGGCCATGCTGCCTTGCAGATGGAGCAGGGGCGTCCCTATCGTTGGGCCTTGATGGGGCTGTATGCCACCGCAGGCCTGGCTTTCCTGGCAAAAGGCTTGATCGGGATTTTGATCCCCGGCGGCATTCTGGTGTTCTGGCTGCTGGGCCGAGGACAGTGGCGTACTTTGCTACGTCTGTTTTCTTTGACCGGTCTGGGAGTCTTGTTGCTGGTCGCCACGCCCTGGATGTGGGCCATGCAGGCCCGCTACCCCGGCTTTTTTGACTATTACATTGTCTACCAGCACTTCCAGCGTTTTCTGGAAACGGGCTTCAATAACCCTCAACCTTTCTGGTTCTACTTTGCCCTGATGCCCGTCGCCACCCTGGGCTGGACGCCATTCCTGTTCAGACGCCTTCGTGGTTCGGCCAGTACGCCTGATGGTCTGGGGGCGGTGCGGGGTTTGATGTTGTCGGCTTTGTTGACCGTGCTGGTTTTCTTTTCCATTCCTACGTCCAAGCTGGTGGGCTATGTCTTGCCTGCGATTGGCCCTTGGGCGTTCTTCCTGGCCGATGCGGTGATTCGCCGCAGCCAGCGGGATGGGGAGGCCAAGGTAGAGCGCTTGGCGGTCTGGAGCCTGGGTGTCTGCGTAGCGATTTGCGCGATTGCTGTGGTGACGATGATGCTGCGCCCACAGGTCAACAGCCAGGCCCTGGGCCGTGTGCTGGCCAGTGAGTATCAAAAGGGCGACCGGGTCGTCTTTCTGAATAACTACCGCTACGACCTGGGCTTTTATGTTCCGGGCCTGCAGAACATCAGCGTCATGGGACGCTGGGATGATCCGGAAATCATGCGCACCGATAGCTGGCGCAAAGAGTTGCTGGAAGCGGCCCACTTTGAGCCGCAGCGTGGTGCGATGACCTTGATAGACCGGGAAACCCTGCGTCAGCAGCTATGTCGGGACAGCAAGGCCGTGTTCTGGCTGATTGGCTCGCCAGATGCGGTGCGTCAAAGCCAGGTGCTCAACCATGCCCAGCGCCTGTACGAAGATCAACGCATCGCCCTGTGGCGCTTTGATCACGACGAGTACGAGCTTATGTGCGGCGGAACGCCCAAAGCCGCCCAGCCAGAAACGTCAGCACAGCCAAACCGATAA
- a CDS encoding TIGR01244 family sulfur transferase has protein sequence MPFPHQFLTEQLAVAPQLSGEDMQAVADAGFKSVIINRPDMEGGPDQPLSADVMKAAQAAGLQVEYQPVVGSAITSADVARFGQLLEALPGPTLAYCRTGTRCAVLFRALNES, from the coding sequence ATGCCCTTCCCACACCAGTTTTTGACCGAGCAATTGGCCGTCGCCCCTCAGTTATCGGGAGAGGACATGCAAGCCGTGGCCGATGCCGGTTTTAAAAGCGTCATCATCAATCGTCCCGATATGGAAGGCGGTCCCGACCAGCCCTTGTCGGCAGACGTGATGAAGGCCGCTCAGGCGGCAGGCTTGCAGGTGGAGTATCAGCCAGTTGTGGGTAGCGCTATTACTTCTGCTGATGTTGCTCGTTTTGGTCAATTGCTTGAAGCCTTGCCAGGCCCGACTTTGGCCTACTGCCGCACGGGTACACGCTGTGCCGTATTGTTCCGTGCATTGAACGAATCCTGA
- a CDS encoding universal stress protein, whose translation MFKKILIPTDGSELSSQAANKGVTFARQIGAEVLALHVTQPFAATVGFDGMAAAYAITDEDYDKTAKEQSQKYLQQILDRAETAGVKATGKSVSNFNVADGIVQVAEQEGCDLIFIGSHGRSGLSRLLLGSVTIKVLNMAKNTVLVYRVKEHD comes from the coding sequence ATGTTCAAGAAAATTCTGATTCCAACTGACGGTTCCGAGCTCTCCTCCCAGGCAGCCAACAAAGGCGTGACCTTTGCCCGCCAAATTGGTGCCGAGGTTCTGGCTTTGCACGTGACGCAGCCTTTTGCTGCCACAGTTGGCTTTGATGGTATGGCGGCTGCCTATGCCATCACCGACGAGGACTACGACAAGACCGCCAAAGAACAGTCGCAGAAATACCTGCAACAGATTCTGGACCGTGCCGAGACCGCTGGCGTCAAGGCAACCGGTAAATCCGTATCGAACTTTAATGTGGCCGATGGGATTGTGCAGGTCGCCGAGCAAGAAGGCTGCGACCTGATTTTTATCGGTAGTCATGGCCGCAGTGGTCTGTCCCGCCTGTTGCTGGGTAGCGTGACCATCAAGGTGCTGAATATGGCCAAGAACACCGTGCTGGTGTACCGCGTTAAAGAACACGATTAA
- a CDS encoding formate dehydrogenase subunit delta yields MNIVPLIPMANQIGQFFEVLSNREQGLREIAEHIQKFWDPRMRRSLLDFVEQNPSGKSEDGELLPIVLQAVVTHKQQLEPRSH; encoded by the coding sequence ATGAATATTGTTCCTTTGATTCCTATGGCCAACCAGATCGGCCAGTTTTTTGAAGTCCTGAGCAATCGGGAGCAAGGTCTGCGCGAGATTGCGGAACATATCCAGAAGTTCTGGGACCCGCGCATGCGTCGCTCCCTGCTGGATTTTGTGGAGCAAAACCCCAGCGGTAAAAGCGAGGATGGCGAGCTCTTGCCTATTGTTTTGCAGGCAGTCGTGACCCACAAACAGCAGCTGGAGCCACGTAGCCACTAA
- a CDS encoding glycosyltransferase family 2 protein, protein MITKRQAQTLSCVIPGLNEAENLPALLPVLVAKLRELVPDFEIIFVDDGSTDATPLVIEQLRQTYPQLVYLQLSRNFGKEAALTAGLEASRGQVVVCMDADLQHPPALIEAMLERWSSGLEMVYAVRETRDDETWMKRAGTSLFYKLMRTSNGLRVPRDAGDFRLMDRCVVDALMALPERSRFMKGLFAWVGFPSEPIYYSPAERLHGVSRFRPAKLLRFAVDGLTAFTTWPLRLLSLLGAVLAMLSFSYGLFIIFKHLLYGDAVRGWATLITVVLFFAGVNMLSLGVVGEYVASIFAEVKHRPLYLVHRRRGQGLAQDPPDQKPLVTPHQDPQQDRR, encoded by the coding sequence ATGATTACAAAACGACAGGCCCAGACGCTGTCTTGCGTCATCCCTGGTTTGAACGAGGCAGAAAACCTGCCCGCATTGTTGCCGGTTCTGGTGGCAAAGTTGCGCGAACTGGTCCCGGATTTTGAAATCATTTTCGTTGACGATGGCAGTACCGACGCAACGCCTTTGGTTATTGAGCAATTGCGTCAAACCTACCCTCAATTGGTTTATCTGCAGTTATCGCGCAACTTTGGCAAAGAAGCGGCCTTGACGGCAGGGTTGGAAGCCAGTCGCGGGCAGGTGGTCGTGTGCATGGATGCGGATTTGCAGCATCCCCCTGCCTTGATCGAAGCCATGTTGGAGCGCTGGTCCAGTGGCCTGGAAATGGTTTATGCCGTACGGGAAACCCGCGACGACGAAACCTGGATGAAGCGGGCAGGCACCAGTTTGTTTTACAAACTGATGCGTACGTCCAACGGTTTGCGTGTGCCGCGTGATGCAGGCGATTTTCGCTTGATGGATCGCTGTGTGGTCGATGCCTTGATGGCCTTGCCCGAGCGCAGCCGCTTCATGAAAGGCTTGTTTGCCTGGGTGGGTTTTCCGTCCGAGCCCATTTACTACTCGCCTGCCGAGCGTCTGCATGGGGTCAGCCGGTTTCGCCCCGCCAAATTGCTGCGCTTTGCGGTGGATGGCCTGACGGCATTCACCACCTGGCCGCTGCGTTTGTTGAGCCTGTTGGGCGCAGTGCTGGCCATGTTGTCTTTCAGCTACGGCTTGTTCATTATTTTCAAGCACTTGCTGTATGGCGATGCCGTTCGCGGCTGGGCAACCCTGATTACAGTGGTATTGTTTTTTGCGGGTGTGAATATGCTCTCGCTGGGTGTGGTGGGCGAGTATGTCGCCAGCATCTTTGCCGAGGTCAAACACCGGCCTTTGTATCTGGTGCACCGTCGCCGGGGGCAGGGCCTGGCTCAGGATCCTCCGGATCAGAAGCCGTTAGTCACCCCACATCAGGACCCGCAGCAAGACCGAAGGTAA
- a CDS encoding ChbG/HpnK family deacetylase — protein sequence MAPAVDEAILKLAQARRLTGTSCLVDGDSFVQNAPALRQSTLQKGLHLNFTEFASQAGVYAMPLKQVIIRSLLHRLDSQKVKDSVARQLDRFEDVMGQGPDYIDGHQHVHQLPMIREALLAEMERRYAASMPWLRYTGAQRLATGFAFKDRFKAQIIAGLGSKDLLRLARAKGVTLNTSFTGVYDFQGGRERYSALVKAWLAVMQHGDSMMCHPSLSSVQDDPVGVQRLAEYEVLAGDEMQQWLDQYSLRIA from the coding sequence ATGGCCCCCGCCGTGGACGAGGCCATACTGAAATTGGCCCAGGCCCGACGCCTGACAGGAACGTCCTGTTTAGTGGATGGGGACAGCTTTGTGCAAAATGCACCAGCACTGCGCCAGAGCACGCTGCAAAAAGGTTTGCACCTGAATTTTACCGAGTTTGCCTCCCAAGCGGGCGTCTATGCCATGCCTCTCAAGCAGGTGATTATCCGCAGCCTGTTGCATCGTCTGGATAGTCAGAAGGTCAAGGACAGCGTGGCTCGCCAGCTGGATCGTTTTGAAGACGTGATGGGGCAGGGTCCGGACTATATCGACGGGCATCAGCATGTGCATCAGTTACCCATGATACGCGAGGCCTTGCTGGCGGAAATGGAGCGTCGTTATGCCGCTTCCATGCCCTGGCTGCGCTATACCGGCGCCCAGCGCCTGGCCACGGGGTTTGCGTTTAAAGACAGATTCAAGGCGCAGATTATTGCCGGACTAGGTTCCAAGGATTTGCTGCGTCTGGCCAGAGCCAAGGGCGTCACCTTGAATACCAGTTTTACCGGCGTGTACGACTTTCAGGGGGGCAGGGAGCGCTACAGCGCCCTGGTCAAGGCCTGGCTGGCCGTGATGCAGCATGGGGACAGCATGATGTGCCATCCTTCCCTGAGCAGCGTGCAGGACGATCCTGTGGGTGTACAGCGCCTGGCGGAGTACGAGGTGCTGGCAGGCGATGAAATGCAGCAGTGGCTGGATCAATACAGCCTGCGCATTGCCTGA
- the fdhF gene encoding formate dehydrogenase subunit alpha has product MKETVAVRERDLGTPASTQTEMVNLTIDGKLIEVPVGTSVMHAAALAGINIPKLCATDSLEAFGSCRLCLVDIEGRRGHPASCTTLVEEGMVVQTENDTLHKLRRNVMELYISDHPLDCLTCPANGNCELQDMAGVVGLRSVRYGFDGANHLDDTTDDSNPYFAYDSSKCIVCNRCVRACEEVQGTFALTIDKRGFEARVTAGQNDGFLGSDCVSCGACVQACPTSSLMEKSVIDLGQPEHAVITTCAYCGVGCGFKAEMKGDKVIRMTPWKDGKANRGHACVKGRFAWGYATHQDRILSPMIRKSITDPWQEVSWDEAINYAASEFRRIQDQHGRDAVGGITSSRCTNEETYLVQKLVRAAFGTNNVDTCARVCHSPTGYGLKMTLGESAGTQTFDSVMHTDVVIVMGANPSAAHPVFASRLKRRLRQGARLIVIDPRQTELVSSPHIQADYHLPLRPGTNTAMLTAMAHVIVTENLVNESYVAERCDTAAFNEWRSFVSQPQNSPEAMAEICGVSADDIRGAARLYATGGNGSIYYGLGVTEHSQGSTTVMAIANLAMATGNVGREGVGVNPLRGQNNVQGSCDMGSFPHEFPGYRHVSDNQVRSLFEQAWGVPLQSEPGLRIPNMFDAALSGSFKGLYCQGEDIVQSDPNTQHVAAAMAAMECVVVQDLFLNETAKYAHVFLPGSSFLEKDGTFTNAERRISRVRKVMEPKAGMADWEVTCALARALGYPMSYEHPGQIMDEIARLTPTFTGVSYDRIQELGGSVQWPCNEQAPEGTPTMHIDEFVRGKGRFMLTQYVPTEERSSRKFPLLLTTGRILSQYNVGAQTRRTDNVAWHAEDLLEIHPVDAEDRGIRSGDKVSVKSRAGETALRATVTERVQPGVVYTTFHFPESGANVVTTNNSDWATNCPEYKVTAVQIQRVTSESAWQNRWNRFHDIQQRLLQGETVPAEDLAQADHSHSHEHAEAVAKV; this is encoded by the coding sequence ATGAAAGAAACAGTCGCCGTACGCGAACGTGACCTGGGCACCCCAGCCTCGACCCAGACCGAGATGGTCAACCTGACCATTGATGGCAAATTGATTGAAGTGCCCGTTGGCACTTCCGTGATGCACGCGGCCGCCTTGGCCGGCATCAATATTCCCAAGCTGTGCGCCACCGATTCGCTGGAAGCGTTTGGCTCCTGCCGTCTGTGCCTGGTGGACATTGAGGGCCGTCGCGGCCACCCTGCTTCCTGCACCACCCTGGTGGAAGAAGGCATGGTTGTCCAAACCGAAAACGACACCCTGCACAAGCTGCGCCGCAACGTGATGGAGCTGTACATCTCCGATCACCCGCTGGACTGCCTGACCTGTCCTGCCAACGGTAATTGCGAACTGCAAGACATGGCCGGTGTTGTGGGCCTGCGCAGCGTGCGTTATGGCTTTGATGGTGCCAACCACTTGGACGACACCACCGACGACTCCAACCCCTACTTTGCCTACGACTCCAGCAAGTGCATTGTCTGCAATCGCTGCGTGCGCGCCTGTGAGGAAGTTCAGGGCACCTTTGCACTGACTATCGACAAACGCGGTTTTGAAGCACGTGTCACCGCCGGTCAGAACGACGGTTTCCTGGGCAGCGATTGCGTGTCCTGTGGTGCTTGTGTCCAGGCCTGCCCGACCTCTTCCCTGATGGAAAAATCCGTCATCGATCTGGGTCAGCCCGAACACGCCGTCATCACCACCTGCGCTTACTGCGGTGTGGGTTGTGGCTTCAAGGCCGAGATGAAGGGCGACAAGGTCATTCGCATGACGCCCTGGAAAGACGGCAAGGCCAACCGTGGCCACGCCTGCGTCAAAGGCCGTTTCGCCTGGGGTTACGCCACTCACCAGGACCGTATCCTGAGCCCCATGATACGCAAGAGCATTACGGATCCTTGGCAGGAAGTGTCGTGGGACGAGGCCATCAATTACGCCGCCTCCGAATTCCGTCGCATTCAGGATCAGCACGGTCGTGACGCTGTGGGCGGTATTACCTCCTCGCGTTGTACCAACGAAGAAACCTATCTGGTGCAAAAGCTGGTTCGCGCCGCCTTTGGCACCAACAACGTGGACACCTGCGCCCGCGTGTGTCACTCCCCTACCGGCTACGGCCTGAAGATGACCCTGGGTGAGTCCGCCGGTACGCAAACCTTTGACTCGGTGATGCACACCGACGTGGTGATCGTGATGGGTGCCAACCCCAGCGCCGCCCACCCCGTATTTGCATCGCGCCTGAAACGCCGCCTGCGCCAAGGTGCCCGCCTGATCGTGATCGACCCGCGCCAGACCGAACTGGTCAGCTCGCCGCACATCCAGGCCGACTACCACCTGCCCCTGCGTCCAGGCACCAACACCGCCATGCTGACCGCCATGGCCCACGTTATCGTTACCGAAAATCTGGTGAACGAAAGCTATGTGGCCGAGCGCTGCGATACCGCTGCCTTCAATGAATGGCGCAGCTTTGTCAGCCAGCCCCAGAACTCGCCAGAAGCCATGGCCGAGATCTGTGGCGTGTCCGCAGACGACATCCGTGGCGCAGCCCGTCTGTACGCCACCGGCGGCAACGGCTCGATTTACTACGGTCTGGGCGTGACAGAACACAGCCAGGGCTCCACCACCGTGATGGCCATTGCCAACCTGGCCATGGCCACCGGCAACGTGGGCCGTGAAGGCGTGGGTGTGAACCCGCTGCGTGGTCAGAACAACGTGCAAGGCTCCTGCGATATGGGCTCCTTCCCGCACGAGTTCCCCGGCTACCGTCACGTCTCGGACAATCAGGTTCGTTCGCTGTTTGAACAAGCCTGGGGCGTGCCTCTGCAATCCGAACCCGGCCTGCGCATTCCCAATATGTTTGACGCCGCCTTGAGTGGCAGCTTCAAGGGTCTGTACTGCCAGGGTGAGGACATTGTTCAGTCCGACCCGAACACCCAGCACGTGGCCGCCGCCATGGCCGCCATGGAGTGTGTGGTGGTGCAGGATCTGTTCCTGAACGAAACCGCCAAGTACGCCCATGTGTTCCTGCCCGGTTCGTCCTTCCTGGAAAAAGATGGCACCTTCACCAATGCCGAGCGCCGCATTTCGCGCGTACGCAAAGTGATGGAGCCCAAAGCTGGCATGGCCGACTGGGAAGTTACCTGCGCCCTGGCCCGTGCACTGGGCTACCCCATGAGCTACGAGCATCCCGGCCAGATCATGGACGAGATCGCCCGCCTGACACCGACCTTTACCGGCGTGTCCTACGATCGCATCCAGGAACTGGGTGGCAGCGTGCAATGGCCTTGCAACGAGCAGGCGCCTGAAGGCACCCCCACCATGCACATCGACGAGTTCGTGCGTGGCAAGGGCCGCTTCATGCTGACCCAATACGTGCCTACCGAGGAACGCAGCAGCCGCAAGTTCCCCTTGCTGCTGACGACCGGCCGCATCCTGTCGCAATACAACGTGGGCGCACAAACCCGCCGTACCGACAACGTGGCCTGGCATGCGGAAGACTTGCTGGAAATTCACCCGGTGGATGCCGAAGATCGTGGCATTCGCAGTGGCGACAAGGTCTCGGTCAAGAGCCGTGCGGGCGAGACTGCCTTGCGTGCGACGGTGACCGAACGGGTGCAGCCAGGGGTGGTCTATACTACTTTCCACTTTCCCGAGTCGGGCGCCAACGTGGTCACCACCAACAACTCGGACTGGGCAACCAACTGCCCCGAGTACAAGGTGACAGCGGTACAGATTCAGCGCGTGACCTCCGAGTCGGCCTGGCAAAATCGCTGGAACCGTTTCCACGATATTCAGCAGCGTCTCCTGCAAGGCGAGACCGTCCCGGCCGAGGATTTGGCCCAGGCGGATCACAGCCACTCGCATGAGCATGCCGAGGCCGTCGCGAAAGTATGA
- a CDS encoding GNAT family N-acetyltransferase, producing the protein MFPPESTQAPFSASLPQGNHASALLIRHATLDDMSAVQNIYAYHVLHSTATFEQSPPDEQEMGARYIQVREQNLPWLVAELDGQIVGYAYAGTYRSRPAYRFTVENSIYLAQGQIGKGLGKALLEQLLLECEKGPWRQMVAIISGHDSRGSIALHRSLGFAHVGTQPAVGYKFQQWIDVVIMQRSLGEGSQSQPAQSA; encoded by the coding sequence ATGTTCCCCCCCGAGAGTACGCAAGCCCCTTTCTCTGCGTCCCTGCCACAAGGCAATCACGCCAGCGCCTTGCTGATACGTCACGCCACCCTGGACGATATGTCAGCGGTGCAAAACATCTATGCCTATCACGTGCTGCACAGCACGGCGACCTTTGAACAAAGCCCGCCAGACGAACAGGAAATGGGCGCCCGCTATATACAAGTGCGCGAGCAAAACTTGCCCTGGCTGGTCGCAGAGCTGGACGGGCAAATCGTGGGCTATGCCTATGCAGGCACGTATCGCTCCCGCCCTGCCTATCGCTTCACGGTAGAAAACTCCATCTATCTGGCTCAAGGTCAGATTGGCAAAGGTCTGGGCAAGGCCTTGCTGGAACAATTGCTGCTGGAGTGCGAGAAAGGCCCGTGGCGGCAAATGGTGGCCATCATCTCCGGCCATGACAGCCGTGGCTCGATTGCCCTGCACCGTTCGCTGGGCTTTGCCCATGTGGGCACTCAGCCAGCCGTGGGCTATAAATTCCAGCAATGGATTGATGTAGTCATCATGCAGCGCAGTCTGGGCGAAGGCAGCCAAAGCCAGCCTGCCCAATCGGCTTAA
- a CDS encoding GtrA family protein codes for MSRQIILFILVGTLAAFTHWGIVIALVQTLSLSPLLANLFGWLIAFLVSFGGHYWLTFRSQNARFLPALARFFLVSAAGFAVNEASYAFLLNHSGLRYDLLLGLILIGLAVLTFLAGRLWAFRRT; via the coding sequence ATGTCTCGTCAAATCATTCTGTTCATTCTGGTCGGCACCCTGGCCGCCTTCACGCACTGGGGCATTGTAATCGCCCTGGTGCAAACGCTGAGTCTGTCTCCGCTGCTGGCCAATCTTTTTGGCTGGCTGATTGCGTTTCTGGTCTCTTTTGGCGGCCACTACTGGCTGACATTCCGCTCCCAGAATGCCCGTTTTCTACCGGCTCTGGCACGTTTTTTTCTGGTGTCAGCCGCTGGCTTCGCGGTCAACGAAGCCAGCTATGCGTTTTTACTGAATCACTCCGGCCTGCGCTACGACTTGCTGCTGGGCCTGATTCTTATCGGTTTGGCTGTGCTGACGTTTCTGGCTGGGCGGCTTTGGGCGTTCCGCCGCACATAA